The following coding sequences lie in one Deltaproteobacteria bacterium genomic window:
- a CDS encoding glycosyltransferase has translation MNLCFVNSTRKWGGVKTWTLDAASGLSARGHRVVLIGRPGPFIDTARARGLPARGCSFGPDFNPLLISRFLGMFRRDATDLVVVNVGKDMRSAGVAAKLLGIPVVHRVGLAGDMLDTWKVRVLHRWIRPAILVPCAQIKHALPLELPYLRPDEITVIPTGKVPTPTPPTEIHRPLRCISTSQLNADKGHEDVLRALAELAGQGVNLLYHVVGTGRIEDRLRALVLELGLENRVVWHGFQSDVRALLRQADIFLLPSRREGLPNALLEAMAEGLVCVARNVGGVAEVWPRSLPLLSPEAGAGDIARVLRELNTLDDTTLVARKRLFWEQATANSLDIMIHRLERFFLNITERP, from the coding sequence ATGAATCTCTGCTTTGTCAATTCCACGCGCAAATGGGGCGGGGTCAAAACCTGGACCCTCGACGCGGCCTCGGGTCTGTCCGCGCGCGGGCACCGCGTTGTGCTGATTGGACGACCAGGCCCCTTCATCGACACGGCGCGCGCGCGCGGCCTTCCCGCTCGGGGGTGCTCCTTTGGCCCGGATTTCAACCCTCTGCTCATCTCCCGTTTTCTCGGCATGTTTCGCCGCGACGCAACCGATCTGGTCGTGGTCAATGTCGGCAAGGACATGCGTTCCGCCGGCGTGGCGGCCAAACTGCTCGGCATCCCGGTGGTCCACCGCGTCGGGCTGGCCGGAGACATGCTCGACACCTGGAAGGTGCGCGTCCTGCACCGATGGATACGTCCGGCCATTCTGGTTCCATGCGCGCAGATCAAACACGCTCTGCCCCTGGAACTGCCCTACCTGCGCCCGGACGAAATCACCGTGATCCCCACGGGCAAGGTTCCCACGCCCACGCCGCCGACCGAGATCCACCGGCCCCTGCGCTGCATTTCAACCAGCCAGCTCAACGCCGACAAGGGACACGAGGATGTTCTGCGCGCCCTGGCGGAACTGGCCGGACAGGGGGTGAACCTCCTCTACCACGTGGTCGGCACCGGGCGCATCGAGGATCGCCTTCGCGCCCTGGTCCTGGAACTGGGTCTGGAGAACCGCGTCGTCTGGCATGGCTTTCAGTCCGATGTCCGCGCCCTGCTGCGTCAGGCGGACATCTTTCTCCTTCCCTCCCGTCGCGAGGGATTGCCCAACGCCCTGCTCGAAGCCATGGCCGAAGGTTTGGTCTGCGTGGCCCGAAACGTGGGCGGCGTGGCCGAAGTCTGGCCACGGAGCCTGCCGCTGCTCTCCCCGGAGGCCGGGGCCGGGGATATCGCCCGCGTCCTGCGGGAACTCAACACCCTGGACGATACCACCCTGGTGGCGCGCAAGCGCCTGTTCTGGGAGCAGGCCACCGCCAATTCCCTGGATATCATGATCCACCGCCTGGAACGCTTTTTCCTCAACATCACGGAGCGCCCATGA